A DNA window from Halobacterium sp. DL1 contains the following coding sequences:
- a CDS encoding sigma-70 like region 4 HTH domain-containing protein, which produces MYEVLDDTAAQTILAIESGDSIRRVAQHLHTPYETVRQAVNRLEEAGYVTYDDGLTVVDERVRDAARELVAASAGVSPPSIEETYAIPQFSDWPFAFTRIDAVYVWTQGGYQVGREPDDYPLFLAVREQDVDAWETFFESFDLPTAFERQPQDELDGPLQIVLEPRASLDIEHVEGYPVIPRAETIEYMRENYAQFQSGLAMLDRMYEDLDLGVTYRETERAQP; this is translated from the coding sequence ATGTACGAGGTTCTCGACGACACGGCGGCACAGACTATCCTCGCCATCGAGAGTGGTGACTCCATCCGCCGGGTCGCCCAACACCTCCACACGCCCTACGAGACAGTGAGACAGGCCGTCAATCGGCTGGAAGAAGCAGGCTACGTCACCTATGACGACGGCCTCACTGTCGTCGACGAGCGCGTACGCGACGCAGCCCGCGAGCTCGTCGCTGCCAGCGCCGGCGTCAGTCCACCCTCCATCGAGGAAACGTACGCCATCCCACAGTTCAGTGACTGGCCGTTCGCGTTCACGCGGATCGACGCCGTCTACGTGTGGACTCAGGGCGGCTACCAGGTCGGTCGCGAGCCCGACGACTATCCATTGTTCCTCGCTGTTCGTGAGCAGGACGTCGACGCCTGGGAGACATTTTTCGAGTCGTTCGACCTCCCCACCGCATTCGAACGACAGCCCCAAGACGAGTTGGACGGACCGCTGCAGATCGTCCTCGAGCCACGCGCGTCACTCGACATCGAGCACGTCGAAGGGTACCCGGTGATCCCGAGAGCAGAGACAATCGAGTATATGCGCGAGAACTACGCCCAATTCCAGTCGGGGCTGGCGATGCTCGACCGGATGTACGAGGACCTCGACCTCGGCGTCACGTATCGAGAGACCGAACGGGCACAGCCATGA
- a CDS encoding plasmid partitioning protein ParA yields the protein MSADEFEGLPGAAVSLLKGGVGKSTIALNIADRLAARGHETVLLDLDKDGHMTTQLGYDDAYDRDANLGDALIDGEDPEDLLIETDFGVHLLPSSNELENVETRLKDERFADVKLRRNVVDPLIQNGYDYVIIDAAGGRGKLSDNALIAVQRVIIPLIPRAGSINGLNKMIERQISPIRQNIGLDILAVTPNMIRETMGQHNEHRTLVENLNREFGSFVPEYARVDPEIFDALDDLGRTIDNIPKPGIRERTAISRAFKQGMPVSEFDEDCDQIPNFDHLADLVEEHSHA from the coding sequence ATGAGTGCTGACGAGTTTGAAGGACTCCCCGGAGCAGCTGTCTCGTTGCTCAAGGGAGGGGTAGGGAAATCCACGATCGCGCTCAACATCGCTGATCGACTCGCTGCTCGTGGCCATGAGACGGTACTATTGGATCTGGATAAGGATGGGCACATGACGACCCAGTTGGGATACGACGATGCGTACGACCGAGATGCGAACCTCGGTGACGCCCTTATCGATGGTGAGGACCCCGAAGACCTGCTTATCGAGACGGACTTCGGCGTTCACCTACTCCCGTCGAGTAACGAGCTCGAGAACGTCGAGACGAGGCTGAAGGACGAACGGTTCGCAGACGTGAAGCTTCGACGGAACGTCGTCGACCCGCTCATTCAAAACGGATACGACTACGTGATAATTGATGCCGCAGGCGGCCGTGGGAAACTCTCTGATAATGCCCTTATCGCCGTCCAGCGCGTCATTATCCCGCTGATTCCGCGTGCTGGCTCGATCAACGGTCTCAACAAAATGATTGAACGCCAGATCTCCCCAATCCGACAGAATATCGGGTTAGATATCCTCGCAGTTACCCCGAATATGATTCGTGAAACAATGGGTCAACACAACGAGCACCGAACTCTCGTTGAAAATCTCAACCGAGAGTTCGGTTCGTTCGTCCCTGAGTACGCTCGTGTGGACCCGGAGATCTTTGATGCCCTCGATGATTTGGGACGCACCATCGATAATATCCCGAAGCCGGGGATTCGCGAACGGACCGCAATTTCCCGCGCCTTCAAGCAAGGGATGCCCGTCTCGGAGTTCGACGAAGATTGCGACCAGATCCCGAATTTCGACCACTTAGCGGACCTCGTGGAGGAACACAGCCATGCCTAA
- a CDS encoding transposase: MEVDLLDFVEQCRRLVKQALGKHAGEPASGGFARWKHVVLHCLRLEDGHSYRETPNRLKYMAEIRDALGLDPDDLPDYSTIYKSFDRLKMWVWRALLRVSAQQHPQSEHAALDSTFFDRRRASSYFRQRAGRTIQTLKVTTLTDVESLAVLDVHIAARWKHDTKTGPQVVRRNADDLQSVAADNGFQDSVLHKAA, encoded by the coding sequence ATGGAAGTCGATCTCCTCGACTTCGTTGAGCAGTGTCGTCGCCTAGTCAAACAAGCGTTGGGAAAGCACGCGGGCGAGCCCGCCAGCGGCGGGTTCGCCCGCTGGAAACACGTTGTGCTACACTGTCTTCGGCTCGAAGACGGCCACAGCTACCGAGAAACGCCGAATCGGCTGAAGTATATGGCCGAGATTCGTGACGCACTCGGCTTAGATCCAGACGATCTCCCAGACTACAGCACGATCTACAAGTCGTTTGATCGGCTGAAAATGTGGGTATGGCGGGCGCTGCTGCGCGTTTCCGCGCAGCAGCACCCGCAGTCCGAACACGCTGCGCTCGACAGCACGTTCTTCGACCGGCGACGTGCGTCATCGTACTTTCGTCAGCGGGCAGGACGAACGATACAGACGCTAAAAGTGACGACATTGACTGATGTGGAATCGCTGGCTGTTCTTGACGTGCACATTGCAGCTCGGTGGAAGCACGACACGAAGACGGGACCGCAGGTCGTCCGCCGAAACGCGGACGACCTGCAGTCGGTTGCCGCCGACAACGGCTTCCAAGACTCAGTACTTCACAAAGCCGCTTAG
- a CDS encoding transposase ISH3 — MSKTKQADGEIHEDQLLNFLVNRLDEEVSLSLANNAEITAEDIYEVLVGACADGTSVSTLCASSQNSPAGNTVLYHLRTKFEPERLERVANTLLRKDLDELLPEQVEVCADLHLRPYYGDEDDTDGLYHSVAKRGTTAFHAYATLYARVKNKRYTLAVRRLKDGDTASSVLAEFFGVLDGLDAGVKAVYLDRGFYDSKCLTLLQAHNYAYVIPIIRWGEAIQQELSEGWSRVIQHDLTGKLDGHSWTVDFPVYIDCTYLNGKYDENGVARHGYAADAPFIDSPRDARYHYSKRFGIESSYRLFEQAIATTTTRDPTVRLLYVVVSLLLQNVWRYLHYEYVATPRRGGRRLWWWPYKEFVNMIRRAAWTALAVRRAVPANRPPDDRFHR, encoded by the coding sequence GTGTCTAAAACCAAACAAGCAGACGGTGAGATCCACGAGGACCAGCTTCTTAACTTTCTCGTCAACCGCCTTGACGAGGAAGTTTCGCTCTCGTTAGCCAATAACGCTGAAATCACTGCTGAAGACATCTATGAGGTCCTCGTCGGCGCTTGCGCCGACGGGACCTCTGTCTCTACGCTCTGTGCGTCGAGCCAGAACTCACCCGCTGGGAACACGGTCCTCTACCATCTTCGGACGAAGTTCGAGCCGGAACGGCTCGAACGAGTCGCTAACACGCTCCTGCGAAAGGATCTCGATGAATTGCTCCCCGAACAGGTGGAGGTCTGCGCAGACCTCCACCTGCGGCCCTACTACGGTGACGAAGACGACACAGACGGCCTCTATCACTCGGTAGCGAAGCGTGGAACCACTGCGTTCCACGCCTATGCCACACTCTACGCGCGTGTGAAGAACAAACGCTACACGCTGGCGGTACGCCGTCTCAAAGACGGCGATACCGCAAGTAGTGTCCTCGCTGAGTTCTTCGGTGTCCTCGACGGCCTTGACGCCGGGGTCAAGGCCGTCTACCTTGATCGCGGATTCTACGACAGTAAGTGTCTCACGCTGCTTCAGGCGCACAATTACGCGTACGTGATCCCGATCATCCGGTGGGGTGAGGCGATTCAGCAAGAGCTCTCGGAAGGATGGAGTCGCGTCATTCAGCATGATCTGACGGGGAAACTCGACGGTCACAGCTGGACCGTCGATTTTCCCGTCTACATCGACTGTACGTACCTAAATGGGAAGTATGACGAGAACGGTGTGGCGCGTCACGGCTACGCCGCTGACGCGCCGTTCATCGACTCACCACGGGACGCTCGATACCACTACTCGAAACGCTTCGGTATCGAGTCAAGCTATCGCTTGTTTGAGCAAGCGATAGCGACAACGACAACACGAGATCCAACGGTACGGCTGCTGTACGTGGTGGTGAGTCTCCTCTTACAGAACGTCTGGCGGTACCTTCACTACGAGTATGTGGCGACGCCCCGCCGAGGCGGGCGTCGCCTCTGGTGGTGGCCGTACAAGGAGTTCGTCAATATGATTCGACGAGCTGCGTGGACGGCCCTCGCGGTGCGTCGGGCCGTCCCCGCGAATCGGCCACCTGACGACCGATTCCACCGCTAA
- a CDS encoding transposase IS4, translating into MSNESSRVQSGLTKQVDDVLTADTDWITLANELDVSRYTLRDAHPEWSSSLPFRPMFLAYLWATVERESLSGIPERLSDRPELARAFGFEMDDLPSESSCKPVRLESRFRKLQTVVESGAEEIRLLAAERGAPIGNDLLKTADDEDKQSLSNRTVQRLLRKKGHQVLDELKSVAIPSISLSRPDDAIYDDDELLVLEAIASIKQKAAHDSGQKLGDMKNPDPDIDDPFYEDGPSGETLLEALKQMSIEEIATVLNFALRKTYTRAKPRIRELEHGNGSRFGTRAKVALDMTYVAYYGDRDEMEWVQGAPEGKEYSWCHKFATVVIVGENTHYVVGVCPLGSTDYAATDAYPGKDSSYYVGDVARQLLSIAEDYVDIRMVYADREFHAVDVLQTLINKRLDYVIPAKKDQHRIGPMCDRFDQVKQGYHEPNDTPLYVEEDFVMHGVVKDGVSNHTVHTTVAVLPPAEDDDVHEEGSPQPFITSLDVSDEVALDRRWAKQQIEQYSDRGAIENSYSSIKNAAAWTTSKEFGVRWFHFAFGCVVYNMWLLVDFLTQERIGVIETRKKPRITLSRFLDWLDKELITLI; encoded by the coding sequence ATGAGCAATGAGAGCAGTCGGGTTCAAAGTGGGCTGACAAAGCAAGTTGATGATGTCCTTACTGCAGATACTGACTGGATCACACTTGCGAACGAACTGGACGTGAGCCGCTATACGCTACGGGACGCACACCCAGAGTGGAGTTCGTCGCTTCCGTTTCGGCCAATGTTTCTGGCGTATCTGTGGGCAACTGTCGAGCGTGAATCTCTGTCAGGAATCCCAGAACGCCTCTCTGACCGACCGGAACTCGCCCGTGCATTTGGGTTTGAGATGGATGATCTCCCCTCAGAAAGTAGCTGTAAACCAGTCCGGCTTGAAAGCCGATTCAGAAAGTTACAGACGGTCGTCGAATCAGGTGCTGAAGAGATCCGCCTGCTCGCGGCTGAACGAGGCGCACCAATCGGGAATGATCTTCTCAAAACAGCGGACGACGAAGACAAACAGTCGCTGTCAAATCGAACCGTCCAACGCTTGCTACGGAAGAAGGGGCATCAGGTGCTTGATGAGTTGAAGTCGGTAGCCATCCCTTCAATCTCACTCTCTCGCCCGGATGACGCGATCTACGACGACGATGAGTTACTCGTCTTAGAAGCAATCGCGTCGATCAAACAGAAGGCAGCACACGATTCGGGCCAGAAGCTGGGTGACATGAAAAATCCAGACCCAGATATTGATGACCCGTTCTACGAGGACGGCCCATCTGGTGAGACGCTGTTGGAAGCCCTCAAGCAGATGTCTATCGAGGAGATTGCGACTGTACTGAATTTCGCTCTCCGGAAAACCTACACACGCGCGAAACCCCGAATCAGGGAGCTCGAACACGGGAACGGCTCACGGTTTGGGACTCGTGCGAAAGTCGCTCTGGATATGACGTACGTTGCCTACTATGGCGATCGCGACGAGATGGAATGGGTACAGGGCGCACCTGAAGGAAAAGAGTACAGTTGGTGTCACAAGTTTGCGACGGTCGTGATCGTCGGCGAGAACACCCACTACGTCGTTGGGGTGTGTCCGCTCGGGAGTACGGATTACGCTGCGACGGACGCCTATCCCGGCAAGGATAGTTCCTACTACGTTGGGGATGTTGCACGACAACTTCTCTCGATCGCCGAAGACTATGTCGACATCAGGATGGTGTATGCCGATCGTGAATTTCACGCTGTAGATGTCCTTCAGACGCTTATTAACAAGCGGTTGGATTACGTAATCCCTGCCAAGAAAGATCAACATCGGATTGGACCGATGTGTGACCGGTTTGACCAAGTGAAGCAGGGGTATCACGAACCGAATGACACCCCGCTGTATGTCGAGGAGGATTTCGTCATGCACGGTGTAGTGAAGGATGGCGTCTCAAACCACACGGTACATACGACCGTTGCCGTGTTACCCCCAGCGGAAGATGATGATGTCCATGAAGAGGGATCGCCACAGCCGTTTATCACCAGTCTCGATGTGAGTGATGAGGTCGCACTCGATCGGCGCTGGGCGAAACAGCAGATCGAACAGTACAGTGACCGCGGAGCGATCGAGAACTCGTACTCGTCGATCAAGAACGCAGCAGCGTGGACTACCTCGAAGGAGTTTGGAGTACGGTGGTTTCATTTCGCCTTCGGGTGTGTGGTCTACAATATGTGGCTGTTAGTCGATTTCCTCACACAAGAGCGCATTGGGGTCATTGAAACCCGGAAGAAGCCCAGAATCACACTCAGTCGGTTCCTTGATTGGCTGGACAAAGAGCTGATCACACTCATTTAG
- a CDS encoding MFS transporter: MFVNGGVSLAFTVGRQRHPDEVSGTVSGTINSVGYFGAAVVPAVMGMVLDVFWTGKIVDGTPVYSFTGYRVAFGIATVAGFAALACALWIHQTRRPR; this comes from the coding sequence ATGTTCGTCAATGGCGGTGTGTCACTCGCGTTCACCGTCGGGCGTCAGCGACACCCCGACGAGGTGAGCGGAACGGTGAGCGGGACAATAAACAGCGTCGGCTACTTCGGGGCTGCCGTCGTGCCCGCAGTAATGGGTATGGTGCTCGATGTCTTCTGGACCGGGAAGATCGTCGACGGCACGCCCGTGTACTCCTTTACAGGCTATCGTGTTGCGTTCGGTATCGCCACAGTTGCCGGCTTCGCGGCCCTCGCGTGTGCACTCTGGATTCACCAGACTCGACGGCCAAGATAG
- a CDS encoding transcriptional regulator, with the protein MSLDARDVRILRSIAENDSTSPERIQEETNIPKSTVHYRIKNMKDRGVIKNDLFEIDFEKAGLGLTVISEVLAEFGEGYQEEVGKALAEIEGVNEVYFMMGDTDFIVISRLPSRDMVETLVEEFEAVDGIQRTSSKFVISSIKADESVGILRDYSEETLLNSHGLDETVEKIE; encoded by the coding sequence ATGAGTCTTGATGCTCGGGACGTTCGTATTCTACGCTCGATCGCGGAGAACGACTCTACCAGCCCGGAACGCATACAGGAGGAGACGAATATCCCTAAATCGACGGTCCATTACCGCATCAAGAATATGAAGGACCGAGGGGTGATCAAAAATGATTTATTTGAGATCGATTTCGAAAAGGCTGGATTGGGTCTCACGGTTATTTCCGAAGTGCTCGCCGAGTTCGGAGAAGGGTATCAGGAAGAGGTTGGGAAGGCGTTAGCCGAGATTGAGGGGGTAAATGAAGTTTATTTCATGATGGGAGATACTGATTTCATTGTTATTTCACGGCTTCCGTCTCGTGATATGGTTGAAACGCTTGTTGAGGAGTTTGAGGCTGTTGACGGAATCCAACGGACGAGTTCGAAGTTTGTGATCAGTTCGATCAAGGCAGATGAGAGCGTAGGGATATTGCGCGATTACTCTGAAGAGACGTTACTGAACTCGCACGGACTCGACGAGACGGTAGAAAAAATTGAGTGA
- a CDS encoding 7-cyano-7-deazaguanine synthase — protein MSNKSAVILVSGGMDSATAVYEAIEQGYEPYFLHTSYGQRTEDKEYECAKALAEEVDAADFLHIETGHLSQIGASSLTDEEMEVADADMESDEIPTSYVPFRNANLLSMATSYAEATESEALFIGAHSEDFSGYPDCRPAFFDAFQNVIDVGTKPETAIELKAPFVEWSKTEIAKRGLELDVPYDMTWSCYRDEEPACGTCDACAFRLEAFRNAGSRDPIAYAERPEFS, from the coding sequence ATGAGCAACAAAAGCGCGGTGATTCTGGTGTCCGGCGGGATGGATAGTGCGACGGCGGTGTACGAGGCGATCGAGCAGGGGTACGAGCCGTACTTCCTCCACACGTCGTACGGACAGCGCACCGAAGACAAGGAGTACGAGTGTGCGAAAGCGCTTGCCGAGGAGGTCGATGCGGCTGACTTTCTCCATATCGAGACGGGGCATCTCTCTCAGATCGGGGCGTCGAGCCTGACGGATGAGGAGATGGAGGTGGCTGACGCCGATATGGAGAGTGACGAGATTCCGACGTCGTACGTTCCCTTCCGGAACGCGAATCTGTTGTCTATGGCGACCTCGTACGCGGAGGCGACTGAGTCGGAGGCGCTGTTTATCGGGGCGCACTCCGAGGACTTCTCCGGGTATCCCGACTGTCGCCCGGCTTTTTTCGATGCGTTTCAGAACGTCATTGATGTCGGGACGAAGCCGGAGACAGCGATCGAGTTGAAAGCGCCGTTCGTTGAGTGGTCGAAAACGGAGATCGCGAAGCGTGGGTTGGAGCTTGACGTGCCGTACGACATGACGTGGTCGTGTTACCGCGATGAGGAGCCAGCGTGTGGGACGTGTGATGCGTGTGCGTTCCGGCTTGAGGCGTTCCGGAATGCTGGGTCACGCGATCCGATCGCGTACGCAGAGCGGCCGGAGTTTTCGTGA
- a CDS encoding radical SAM protein, whose translation MPVASDVEEPATDVDAAGEGLPINEVFYSLQGEGTLAGVPSVFVRTSGCNLRCWFCDSYHTSWEPTGAWRDVDSIIEEVHSHEQANHVVLTGGEPLIHEESIELLERLAADGYHTTVETNGTIYRDAPIDLASISPKLASSTPTPDRDPKGEGEWEEKHEQNRIDMDALSQMVDDYETQLKFVVTDASDLPQITDLVDRVREATATTVADDDVLLMPEGMTREQLDGTRSEVAELAMEYGYRYTPRLHVDLWNDAPGT comes from the coding sequence ATGCCGGTCGCTAGCGATGTCGAGGAGCCCGCAACGGATGTTGACGCGGCTGGTGAGGGGCTCCCGATCAACGAGGTGTTCTACTCGCTGCAGGGCGAGGGAACGCTTGCTGGTGTGCCCTCCGTGTTTGTGCGGACGTCTGGGTGTAACCTGCGGTGTTGGTTCTGTGACTCGTACCATACGTCGTGGGAGCCGACCGGGGCGTGGCGCGACGTCGACTCGATCATTGAGGAGGTTCACTCCCACGAGCAGGCGAATCATGTCGTTCTCACGGGCGGAGAGCCGCTTATCCACGAGGAGTCCATCGAACTTTTGGAACGACTGGCTGCAGACGGGTATCATACGACGGTGGAGACGAACGGGACGATTTACCGGGACGCGCCGATCGATCTGGCGAGTATCAGCCCGAAACTGGCGAGCAGCACGCCGACACCGGACCGTGACCCGAAGGGGGAGGGTGAGTGGGAAGAGAAACACGAACAGAACCGGATCGATATGGATGCGCTGTCCCAGATGGTCGACGACTACGAGACGCAACTGAAGTTCGTCGTGACAGATGCGTCGGATCTCCCACAGATCACGGACCTGGTTGATCGGGTGCGAGAAGCGACGGCGACGACCGTCGCCGATGATGACGTGTTGTTGATGCCGGAGGGAATGACGCGGGAGCAACTTGATGGAACACGAAGTGAGGTCGCCGAGTTAGCGATGGAGTACGGCTACCGGTACACGCCGCGCCTCCACGTTGACCTGTGGAACGACGCCCCGGGAACATGA
- a CDS encoding 6-carboxy-5,6,7,8-tetrahydropterin synthase encodes MSQSISRDDSTIVDLAEAGQRTLQIGAGNPIRISSGHRILHHEGKCSRPHGHNYEITVEVTGQLTEEGWVVDKGDVTDVIDAWDHRFLVEEGDPLVDAFEASGDSDALVVLDHPPTAEVMSVLLEQRMLDAFPDTVSDVSVSVSETGELCASY; translated from the coding sequence ATGTCTCAAAGCATATCAAGAGATGATTCTACGATAGTAGACCTGGCCGAAGCAGGCCAACGAACACTCCAAATTGGAGCAGGCAACCCGATTCGGATCAGCTCGGGCCACCGAATCCTCCATCACGAGGGGAAGTGCTCACGGCCACACGGGCACAACTACGAGATCACCGTCGAAGTGACCGGCCAACTCACCGAGGAGGGGTGGGTCGTCGACAAAGGCGACGTCACGGACGTCATCGACGCGTGGGACCACCGGTTCCTCGTCGAAGAAGGCGATCCGCTCGTCGACGCGTTCGAAGCGTCGGGCGACAGCGATGCCCTCGTCGTCCTCGATCATCCACCGACGGCAGAGGTGATGAGCGTCCTCCTCGAACAGCGAATGCTCGACGCGTTCCCGGACACCGTCTCGGACGTATCGGTGTCGGTGAGCGAAACCGGCGAGCTCTGTGCATCGTACTGA
- a CDS encoding ATPase, which yields MSKHPDHERIRDSSSETDSGGPVYCCRICQLEANGGRRAPDSSSATEPPHSSEHANHDRTDETTTEPGGTDEHSHHDHEVESGHSHAEATHAHTGGDEHDHDHGADVHEGEHEDHGAHTDHSGHERMFRRRFWVSLALSVPVIFFSEFIQDVFGYTAPTFPGSVWITPVLSVIIFAYGGVPFLSMARTELENREPGMMMLISLAITVSFVYSIGSLFLEGTTPFFWELVTLIDIMLLGHWMEMRSVRQASGALDELAKLMPDTAERITESGDTEEVPVSELGENDVVLVRPGTSVPADGEVVEGESSVDESMITGESRPVDKAPGVEVVAGTVNQDGSLRIKITKTGEETTLAGIMRLVDEAQKSKSRTQLLADRAAGWLFYVALGVAAITAVAWVVATGFNIGVLERVVTVLVIACPHALGLAVPLVVAINTSTAAQNGMLIRDRIAMEEARNLDTVIFDKTGTLTKGEQGVVGVETADDWSEERAFEVAAGVEGDSEHMIARAIRDAAEERDVQRASVSNFENFRGLGVRATVDGETVHIGGPNLIEKLGIERSDGIAAFAEEAGSNAETVIYLVHDESEVVAAFALADVIRDESRQAIEALHAMDIEVAMLTGDSEDVARAVSEELGIDQYFAEVLPEEKDTKVEQLQSEGKFVAMVGDGVNDAPALTRADVGIAIGSGTDVAIESGDIILVDNNPLDVVRLIRLSKASYRKMQENLVWATGYNVFALPLAAGILAPIGILLSPAIGAVFMSLSTIIVAINARRLGNVDLSVPA from the coding sequence ATGAGCAAGCATCCAGACCACGAGCGTATCCGGGACTCTTCGTCGGAAACTGATTCCGGGGGGCCCGTCTACTGCTGCCGTATCTGCCAGTTAGAAGCAAATGGAGGGAGGCGAGCGCCAGATTCCTCATCCGCCACGGAGCCTCCCCACTCCTCCGAGCACGCGAACCACGACCGGACGGACGAGACCACCACGGAACCCGGAGGCACCGACGAACACTCACACCACGATCACGAAGTCGAGTCCGGACACAGCCACGCCGAGGCTACCCACGCCCATACTGGGGGGGACGAACACGACCACGACCACGGCGCGGACGTTCACGAGGGAGAGCACGAAGATCACGGGGCCCACACCGATCACTCGGGTCACGAGCGGATGTTCCGGCGGCGGTTCTGGGTATCGCTCGCGCTCTCGGTGCCAGTCATCTTCTTCAGCGAGTTCATTCAGGATGTCTTCGGCTACACAGCGCCGACGTTCCCCGGAAGCGTCTGGATCACGCCGGTTCTTTCGGTGATCATCTTCGCGTACGGTGGCGTGCCGTTCCTCTCGATGGCCCGGACGGAACTCGAGAACCGCGAGCCGGGGATGATGATGCTCATCTCGCTGGCGATCACCGTCTCGTTCGTCTACTCCATCGGCAGTTTGTTCCTCGAGGGGACGACGCCGTTCTTCTGGGAACTCGTTACGCTGATCGACATCATGCTCTTGGGCCACTGGATGGAGATGCGGTCGGTCCGACAGGCCTCCGGCGCGCTCGACGAACTGGCGAAACTCATGCCTGACACCGCCGAGCGTATCACCGAGAGCGGGGATACCGAGGAAGTACCCGTTTCCGAACTCGGCGAAAACGATGTCGTACTCGTCCGTCCGGGCACGAGCGTGCCTGCCGACGGCGAAGTCGTCGAAGGCGAGTCGTCCGTCGACGAGTCGATGATCACGGGCGAGTCCCGTCCCGTTGACAAAGCGCCCGGAGTGGAGGTCGTCGCCGGGACGGTCAACCAAGACGGAAGTCTCCGCATCAAAATCACGAAGACGGGCGAGGAGACGACGTTGGCGGGCATCATGCGGCTCGTTGATGAAGCCCAGAAATCGAAATCTCGAACCCAGTTGCTCGCAGACCGCGCAGCTGGCTGGCTGTTCTACGTGGCACTCGGCGTCGCGGCGATTACGGCCGTCGCGTGGGTCGTCGCCACGGGGTTCAACATCGGTGTTCTCGAACGCGTAGTCACAGTTCTCGTCATCGCGTGCCCGCACGCGCTCGGACTCGCAGTTCCGCTCGTGGTCGCGATCAACACCTCGACGGCTGCCCAGAACGGGATGCTCATCCGCGACCGGATTGCCATGGAGGAAGCCCGGAACCTCGATACGGTGATATTCGACAAGACCGGGACGCTCACGAAGGGCGAGCAGGGTGTCGTCGGCGTCGAGACGGCAGACGACTGGAGTGAGGAGCGAGCGTTCGAAGTCGCCGCTGGTGTCGAGGGTGACTCCGAACACATGATCGCTCGCGCCATCCGGGACGCCGCCGAGGAACGAGACGTCCAGCGAGCGAGCGTTTCGAACTTCGAGAACTTTCGCGGTCTCGGCGTCAGAGCCACCGTGGACGGTGAGACGGTTCATATCGGTGGACCGAACCTGATTGAGAAACTCGGTATCGAACGATCCGACGGCATCGCTGCCTTCGCTGAGGAAGCCGGTTCGAACGCAGAGACGGTCATCTATCTGGTTCACGACGAATCCGAAGTCGTCGCAGCATTCGCGCTCGCGGACGTTATCCGGGACGAAAGTCGGCAGGCTATCGAGGCGCTACACGCGATGGACATCGAGGTGGCGATGCTGACCGGCGACTCCGAGGATGTCGCGAGGGCTGTCTCAGAGGAACTCGGTATTGACCAGTACTTCGCGGAGGTCCTGCCCGAGGAGAAGGACACGAAGGTCGAACAACTCCAGTCCGAAGGAAAATTCGTCGCGATGGTCGGCGACGGCGTCAACGACGCACCGGCGCTCACGAGAGCAGACGTCGGTATCGCCATCGGCTCGGGGACCGATGTCGCCATCGAGTCGGGGGATATCATCCTCGTCGACAATAACCCGCTGGACGTGGTGCGGCTCATCCGACTGTCGAAGGCGAGCTACCGGAAGATGCAGGAGAACCTCGTCTGGGCGACCGGCTACAACGTGTTCGCGCTCCCGCTTGCGGCGGGAATCCTCGCTCCCATCGGCATCCTCCTGTCGCCGGCGATCGGCGCCGTGTTCATGTCGCTGTCGACGATCATCGTCGCGATCAACGCTCGCAGACTGGGGAACGTCGACCTCTCAGTACCTGCGTAA